In Gammaproteobacteria bacterium, one genomic interval encodes:
- a CDS encoding type II toxin-antitoxin system Phd/YefM family antitoxin: MRIISFSEARNSLKTVLDQVVEDVSCTVITRRDS; the protein is encoded by the coding sequence ATGCGTATTATTTCTTTCAGCGAGGCCAGAAATTCCCTAAAAACCGTTCTGGATCAAGTCGTTGAAGATGTCAGTTGCACCGTCATCACGCGCCGGGACAGT